One genomic window of Nicotiana sylvestris chromosome 10, ASM39365v2, whole genome shotgun sequence includes the following:
- the LOC104224286 gene encoding uncharacterized protein: protein MAIDMISEAPTLVTSPRISFSDDLSQKDSNANSSAEKFPLICSDSNSEFDFCITNNTNTETSSADELFLDGLIRPLQLQEKYVTINQEILKNISKTQPLNSPPNQPTPNESSNQEILKQKDQSKSFWRIRRSSSLHCVNSHKKSSFWSLPLLSRSNSTGSEGQKNNAQFKKMKNMNTSAANFYTFPSSQKPPLRKNYGLGHNYGNGVCIHPVLNVPPTFITKGTANLFGLGSFFANGKENKGKK, encoded by the coding sequence atggcaATTGATATGATCTCAGAAGCTCCAACTCTAGTAACAAGTCCAAGAATTTCTTTTTCTGATGATCTTAGTCAAAAAGATTCTAATGCAAATTCTTCTGCTGAAAAATTCCCATTAATTTGCTCAGATTCTAATTCTGAATTCGATTTCTGTATTACCAACAACACAAATACAGAAACTTCTTCAGCAGATGAGCTTTTCTTAGACGGCTTAATTCGACCTCTTCAACTACAAGAAAAATATGTCACTATAAACCaagaaatcttgaaaaatatatcCAAGACTCAACCTTTAAATTCTCCTCCAAATCAACCAACCCCAAATGAAAGTTCAAACCAAGAAATCTTGAAACAAAAGGATCAAAGCAAATCCTTTTGGCGCATAAGGAGAAGTAGTAGTCTTCATTGTGTTAATAGCCACAAAAAAAGCTCATTTTGGTCTTTACCTTTACTATCACGTAGCAATTCTACAGGCTCAGAAGGTCAGAAAAACAATgcacaattcaagaaaatgaagaataTGAATACATCTGCAGCTAATTTTTACACATTTCCATCATCACAAAAGCCACCATTGAGAAAGAATTATGGATTAGGGCATAATTATGGTAATGGGGTTTGCATTCATCCTGTTTTGAATGTGCCACCTACTTttattactaagggtactgcTAATCTCTTTGGTTTGGGGTCTTTTTTTGCCAATGGAAAAGAAAACAAGGGTAAGAAATGA
- the LOC138879072 gene encoding uncharacterized protein — protein sequence MARWRIFATWLAEVPRRRGRLTEEGFVWVVELVDYRKYPLGSIGQRGSSLKGRVKGISGKNHVLTKVMFTNDDILLGDIPHNLPLYLVGYMRDERVNQILVNEGSSVNILPIHTVKEIGIPMNELSESRVMIQGFNQGGQRAIGAIRLGITIENMQSKSHFADAKFYLKNRIVKELKVDDGMKGKNAEPITKRAEVTIGKAKTVTEEVRPDVNKSHRGDIASYGKKVSPKLQYVPKRKKDEGKSSNIQTNTLKELTLLPSKLGKLPSEAAMRQPREGLGYKQPSPVRISIRRSSSNYITVEYESATSNKFYVFDRLGKSLVKPYTVVYTKERDEDEESVGSSYHVTVQVENGVSSSIEDNAELEDISLYALFELEEEVKTIVDALKEVNLGTDEEPKPTYLSALLEVDEESTYIELLNEFRDVFAWSYKEMPGLDSKVAVHYLAIKKGARPVKQAQRRFRPDLDPFIETEVNKLIEAGFNRKVKYPIWVSSIVPIRKKNGQIRVCVAFRDLNNACPKDEFPLLIPELMINATTGYEAMSFMDGSSGYNQIRMTPKDEELTAFRTPKGIYCYKLVVNQLLGSYEVKKSELRPYHDYAKKLMGWLGDVTIQHVARKENKKADALATLASSLALPDQAQVTVC from the exons ggcaaaaatcacgtgcttacaaaggTCATGTTTACAAATGACGATATTTTGCTAGGTGACATTCCTCATAACCTCCCATTGTATctggttggctatatgcgcgatgaaagggtaaatcaaattttggttaatgaaggatcctcagtgaacattttgccaatccacactgtgaaagaaattggtattcccatgaacgaactctccgaaagtcgtgtgatgatccaaggatttaACCAAGGagggcaaagagccataggcgcgatcaggctgggaatcactattgaaaatatgcaatcaa agtcacacttcgccgatgcaaagttctacttgaagaaccgcattgtgaaggagctAAAAGTTGATGATGGAATGAAAGGCAAGAATGCCGAGCCTATAACTAAAAGAGCTGAGGTGACTATCGGTAAAGCCAAAACTGTTACTGAGGAGGTACGACCCGACGTGAATAAATCTCATAGAGGGGATATTGCAtcttatggcaagaaagtaagtcctaagctccaatatgtccctaaaaggaagaaagatgagGGCAAATCATCTAATATCCAAACCAACACActaaaggagttaactcttctg ccgtcaaagttagggaagctcccatcagaagctgcaatgaggcaaccacgtgaaggtttgggatacaagcaaccgtcaccagtgcgcatctccATAAGAAGGTCGAGTAGCAATTATATCACTGTTGAATATGAATCTGCCACTTCCAACAAGTTTTAtgtctttgatcgacttggaaaatcGCTT gtaaagccatatactgtggtctacactaaggaacgtgacgaggatgaagaaagtgtgggttcttcATATCATGTTACTGTACAAGTCGAGAATGGTGTTTCATCTTCAATAGAGGATAATGCAGAATTGGAGGATATTTCActgt ATGCTCTAtttgaacttgaagaagaagtgAAAACGATAGTTGATGCcctaaaagaagttaaccttggtaCCGATGAAGAACCAAAACCCAcatacctaagtgctttactagaagttgatgaagagagcacttatattgagttactcaatgAGTTCAGGGATGTCttcgcttggagttacaaagagatgcctggcttggactCGAAAGTAGCAGTCCATTACCTTGCAATCAAAAAAGGTGCTCGCCCTGTTAAGCAAGCTCAAAGGCGATTTAGGCCAGACTTGGATCCCTTTATTGAAaccgaagttaacaaactcatcgaagctGGCTTTAATCGCAAAGTTAAATACCCAatatgggtttcaagtattgtccctataaggaagaagaatggccagattcgagtgtgCGTTGCCTTTAGAGATCTCAATAATGCATGTCCGAAAGATGAATTTCCGCTTCTTATTCCAGAGCTGATGATCAATGCTACTACTGGTTACgaggcaatgtctttcatggacggttcatcgggctataaccaaatacgcatgacaccaaaagatgaagagcttactgcattccGTACCCCAAAGGgaatttattgctacaag ttagtggtcaatcagcttttgggtagTTACGAGGTTAAGAAGTCTGAAttacgcccatatcatgattacgctaaaaagttgatggggtggctcggtgatgtgactattcagcatgtggcaaggaaagaaaataagaaggcggATGCTTTAGCTACTCTAGCTTCATCATTAGCCCTGCCTGATCAAGCGCAAGTTACCGTATGCTAG